Proteins co-encoded in one Bacteroidetes bacterium SB0662_bin_6 genomic window:
- a CDS encoding DUF1553 domain-containing protein → MHAAVNPDDFAAWTQRFEEYARDTDRPPFFEERALFPPVIRIAQKEADRRSPNDIFVLRSLFIDMEPAFEAMRAERSRLQEAIAELEPLTTPVIRELPAASARTTHIFDRGNWLVHGEPVEPDVPDALPAFSEDAPRNRLGLAQWLFDPANPLTARVATNRFWEQLFGAGIVETVEDFGTQGEPPTHPELLDALALQFSQDFEWSVKRLLKEIVTSATYRQSSHVSPELLDIDPDNRLLARGPRFRLSAEQIRDQSLAVSGLLSDKMLGPSVFPPQPPGLWTNPYSDLTWVTSEGEDRYRRALYTYWRRTVPYPSLLAFDAMSRELCTSRRIRTNSPLQSLVTLNDPVYVEAAVALARRMQEEGYDTPQDWLRQGYRLALQRDPPEEALEHLVTLYETALADYRQRPEAAAALVHIKENAFAGYEETVQTDYGSEPAYAVPGPASPAMTGSASPEEGALAVAANAILNLDAFLTKE, encoded by the coding sequence ATGCATGCCGCCGTCAACCCCGACGATTTCGCGGCATGGACCCAACGCTTTGAGGAATACGCCCGCGATACGGACCGTCCTCCTTTTTTCGAGGAACGCGCCCTGTTCCCGCCGGTTATCCGGATCGCGCAGAAAGAAGCCGACCGGCGCAGCCCGAACGATATCTTCGTTCTGCGCAGCCTGTTCATCGACATGGAACCGGCCTTCGAGGCGATGCGTGCAGAGCGCTCCCGCCTGCAAGAAGCCATTGCCGAACTGGAACCGCTTACCACGCCTGTCATCCGGGAACTCCCGGCGGCCTCGGCGCGCACCACGCATATATTCGACCGGGGCAATTGGCTCGTACACGGCGAACCCGTCGAGCCCGATGTGCCCGATGCGCTGCCGGCCTTTTCGGAGGATGCTCCAAGAAACCGCCTGGGGCTCGCGCAGTGGCTCTTCGACCCCGCCAACCCGCTCACGGCCAGGGTCGCGACGAACCGTTTCTGGGAGCAGTTGTTCGGGGCCGGCATCGTCGAAACGGTTGAGGATTTCGGGACGCAGGGCGAACCGCCTACCCACCCGGAACTGCTGGACGCCCTTGCCCTGCAATTTTCGCAGGACTTCGAATGGAGTGTAAAGCGGCTGCTCAAGGAAATCGTAACCAGCGCCACCTATCGCCAGTCGTCGCATGTCTCGCCTGAATTGCTCGACATCGATCCGGACAACAGGTTACTCGCCAGAGGACCGCGTTTCCGGCTATCCGCCGAGCAGATCAGAGACCAGTCCCTCGCCGTCAGCGGACTGCTCAGCGACAAGATGCTGGGACCCAGCGTGTTTCCCCCGCAACCGCCGGGGCTCTGGACCAATCCGTACAGTGACCTCACGTGGGTAACGAGCGAAGGAGAAGACCGCTACCGCCGCGCGCTGTATACCTACTGGCGCCGAACCGTCCCGTACCCGTCGCTGCTCGCTTTCGACGCTATGAGCCGGGAGTTGTGCACTTCCCGGCGTATCCGCACCAATTCGCCGCTGCAATCGCTCGTGACGCTGAACGACCCCGTGTATGTCGAAGCGGCCGTGGCGCTCGCCCGCCGCATGCAGGAAGAAGGATACGACACGCCCCAAGACTGGCTGCGGCAGGGATATCGCCTTGCACTGCAACGGGACCCGCCTGAGGAAGCACTGGAACATCTGGTAACCCTGTACGAAACGGCGCTGGCCGACTACCGGCAACGTCCGGAAGCCGCCGCCGCGCTCGTTCATATAAAAGAGAACGCCTTCGCCGGATACGAAGAGACAGTGCAAACGGATTACGGCTCCGAACCGGCGTATGCCGTGCCCGGTCCGGCCTCCCCGGCAATGACAGGATCCGCTTCGCCGGAAGAAGGCGCCCTTGCCGTCGCGGCGAACGCTATCCTCAATCTCGACGCCTTCCTGACCAAAGAATAA
- a CDS encoding DUF1501 domain-containing protein, whose amino-acid sequence MTDAAYRERRLDALHRITRRHFLKTAAAGFGGLALPTLAGCAAADSAIQGAANSVRGLHFAPRAKRVIFLHMAGAPSQLELFDYKPELHRLDGQLCPESLLEGRFFPFIKGTPKMLGPQAAFAQRGESGAWVSDMLPHFAKVADEVTFLKAMHTDEFNHAPAQLLLHTGHARPGRPSMGSWAIYGLGSENRNLPGFIVLLSGGKQPDGGRSVFGSGFLPTVYEGVQCRSHGDPVLYVGNPQGMSRELRRKSIETINAINQRDYEEVGDPETLSRMAQYEMAFRMQMSVPEAMNIEDEPQWVHDMYGTKPGAVSYANNCLLARRLVERGVRFVQLFHWGWDAHGASAAEALNIGFKERCDETDRPTTALLLDLKQRGLLEDTLVVWGGEFGRTPMLENRTGDDNPFVGRDHHTDVYTMWVAGGGVKRGFTFGETDEIGYSAVRDRVHIHDLQATILHLMGMDHERLIFEHQGRDYRLTDVHGKVVRQILA is encoded by the coding sequence ATGACTGATGCAGCGTACAGGGAGCGGCGTCTTGACGCGCTCCACCGGATCACCCGGCGTCACTTTCTGAAAACCGCCGCCGCAGGCTTTGGCGGTCTGGCCCTGCCGACCCTCGCCGGATGCGCCGCCGCCGATTCCGCGATCCAGGGTGCTGCGAACAGTGTCCGGGGGCTCCACTTCGCCCCGCGCGCAAAGCGGGTCATTTTCCTGCATATGGCCGGGGCGCCGTCCCAGCTCGAATTGTTCGACTACAAGCCCGAACTTCACCGTCTGGATGGGCAGTTGTGCCCGGAATCCCTGCTGGAAGGCAGGTTCTTCCCCTTCATCAAGGGGACTCCGAAGATGCTGGGGCCACAGGCTGCGTTTGCGCAGCGCGGAGAGAGCGGCGCATGGGTCTCGGACATGCTCCCGCACTTCGCAAAGGTGGCCGACGAGGTCACGTTCCTCAAGGCGATGCACACGGACGAATTCAACCATGCCCCGGCGCAACTCCTGTTGCACACGGGACATGCCCGCCCGGGGCGGCCGAGTATGGGATCCTGGGCCATCTACGGACTCGGTTCGGAGAACCGGAATCTGCCGGGCTTCATCGTGCTGCTCTCCGGAGGCAAGCAGCCCGACGGGGGACGCAGCGTATTCGGCAGCGGCTTTTTGCCCACCGTCTACGAGGGCGTACAGTGCCGCTCGCACGGCGATCCGGTACTGTATGTGGGCAATCCCCAGGGCATGAGCCGCGAACTGCGCCGGAAATCCATTGAAACGATCAACGCGATCAACCAGCGGGACTACGAGGAGGTCGGCGACCCCGAAACGCTGTCGCGTATGGCCCAATACGAAATGGCCTTCCGCATGCAGATGTCCGTACCGGAAGCCATGAACATAGAAGACGAACCGCAGTGGGTCCACGACATGTACGGCACGAAACCCGGCGCGGTCTCCTATGCGAACAATTGCCTGCTCGCGCGGCGACTGGTGGAACGGGGCGTGCGTTTCGTGCAGCTGTTCCACTGGGGATGGGATGCGCACGGCGCCAGTGCAGCGGAAGCACTCAACATCGGTTTCAAGGAGCGCTGCGACGAGACAGATCGACCCACAACGGCCCTCCTGCTGGACCTCAAACAGCGGGGACTCCTCGAAGATACGCTCGTGGTATGGGGCGGCGAGTTCGGCCGTACGCCGATGCTGGAAAACCGCACCGGGGACGACAATCCCTTCGTAGGCCGCGATCACCACACGGACGTGTACACCATGTGGGTAGCGGGCGGCGGCGTCAAGCGCGGGTTCACCTTCGGCGAAACGGACGAGATCGGATACTCGGCCGTGAGAGACCGCGTACACATCCATGACCTGCAGGCAACCATCCTGCACCTGATGGGCATGGATCACGAACGGCTGATCTTCGAACACCAGGGACGGGACTACCGCCTGACGGACGTACACGGAAAAGTGGTGCGGCAGATTCTGGCGTAA
- a CDS encoding ImmA/IrrE family metallo-endopeptidase, which produces MAITQGELARRIRAAREACQMTQEEVADHLEISRATISQMEQGRRGVSSLELHRLAHLYGRNLQDFLEEDYPEGEAVMALFRRQSGVSADTEVLDSLRQCVTLGREITNLERRLGLDRGLATIPIYPVPPPDSKWDAVQQGSLVAAKERHRLNLGDAPLPDVVDLLEGQGIRTAQVDLPDDISGLTLIDARHGMLVAVNRQHHVLRRRFSCAHEYAHVLLDREIRGMLSRSSDRSNLNEVRANAFAASFLMPQNAVRSFVHGLAKGRPSRGQMDVYDGESALHVEGRMEPGSQDIQMHDLVRLAHHFNVSRTAMLYRLKGLRIIDESERTRLAAEDKVGRGRVISEILGLPEPDHKTARNQFHSRFLSLGIEALRREAITRSKLRELVQLAAPERDADALLEKAGLGEIEPVDVMRGEC; this is translated from the coding sequence GTGGCTATCACGCAAGGCGAGCTCGCCCGCCGAATCCGCGCAGCGCGTGAAGCTTGTCAGATGACCCAGGAAGAGGTGGCCGACCACCTCGAAATTTCCCGTGCGACCATTTCTCAAATGGAGCAGGGCCGGCGCGGGGTGTCGAGCCTGGAACTTCATCGGCTCGCGCATCTCTATGGGCGGAACCTTCAAGACTTTCTCGAAGAGGATTATCCGGAGGGCGAGGCAGTCATGGCGCTTTTTCGGCGGCAATCGGGTGTTTCGGCAGATACAGAGGTCCTGGATTCGTTGCGCCAATGCGTCACCCTTGGGCGTGAGATCACCAATCTGGAACGTCGCCTTGGTCTGGATCGTGGGCTAGCTACCATTCCGATCTATCCGGTTCCTCCGCCGGATTCCAAATGGGATGCGGTTCAGCAAGGATCGCTCGTAGCAGCGAAGGAGCGCCACCGCCTCAATCTTGGGGATGCTCCGCTGCCGGATGTAGTCGATCTTCTTGAGGGCCAGGGTATCCGCACTGCACAGGTGGACTTGCCCGACGATATATCCGGATTGACTTTGATCGATGCCAGACATGGCATGCTGGTTGCGGTTAATCGGCAGCACCATGTCTTGCGCAGGCGCTTTTCGTGTGCGCACGAATACGCTCATGTGCTTCTTGATCGGGAAATCCGCGGCATGCTGAGTCGTTCGAGCGACCGATCCAATCTCAACGAAGTGCGAGCCAATGCATTCGCCGCTTCTTTTCTGATGCCTCAGAACGCTGTCCGATCCTTCGTGCACGGCCTCGCCAAGGGTCGCCCCAGCCGGGGCCAAATGGATGTATATGATGGGGAGTCTGCCCTGCATGTGGAGGGGCGTATGGAACCGGGGAGCCAGGATATTCAAATGCATGATCTTGTTCGACTGGCCCATCATTTTAACGTGAGCCGCACCGCGATGCTGTATCGCCTGAAAGGCCTTCGCATAATTGACGAGAGCGAGCGAACGAGATTGGCTGCTGAGGATAAGGTTGGTCGTGGCCGCGTTATAAGTGAGATTCTTGGTCTTCCCGAACCAGATCATAAGACTGCAAGGAATCAATTTCACTCGCGGTTTCTCTCGCTGGGAATCGAGGCGCTGCGGCGCGAGGCAATTACCCGGAGCAAACTCCGGGAACTCGTCCAGTTGGCAGCTCCCGAACGCGATGCGGATGCGCTGCTGGAGAAAGCCGGTTTAGGCGAAATCGAACCTGTCGACGTGATGCGCGGGGAATGCTGA
- a CDS encoding thermonuclease family protein, protein MEYVTNVIDGDTFETSSGHPRVRLANVNTPERGAPGYAAAKNALTRLVLNKYVTIQTNAHDVYGRRVAHVWVGSTHVNAIMKQYSR, encoded by the coding sequence ATGGAATACGTTACCAACGTTATCGATGGGGATACCTTTGAAACATCTAGTGGTCATCCCCGAGTCCGGCTTGCCAATGTCAATACCCCCGAACGAGGGGCACCCGGGTATGCGGCAGCGAAGAATGCGCTTACGCGTCTTGTTTTGAACAAGTACGTCACTATTCAGACGAATGCACACGATGTTTACGGGCGTCGCGTAGCGCATGTTTGGGTTGGCAGTACTCATGTCAATGCAATCATGAAGCAGTACAGTCGCTAA
- the ggt gene encoding gamma-glutamyltransferase: MVVSAKIKASEAGVEVLRQGGNAVDAAVATGFALAVTYPPAGNLGGGGFMVIRFADGDKVGESGSGAGHGGGEAGQSPTPAVTTIDYREKAPAAAHRDMYLDNEGQAIPQLSRLGYLASGVPGSPAGLVMAHEKYGRLSLAEVMAPAIRLAEEGFVLSRRDAGGLNAQRDVFAQFESTAKYFTKSAPDQRYEAGERFVQQDLAEVLRRIRDRGWAGFYEGETAELIAAEMARGGGWITMEDLAAYEAVERAPLSGTYRSYRFFAMAPPSSGGVALAQLLNAVEPYNMADMGHHTASAAHLMGEAMRRVYADRAQWLGDPDYFAVPAAALIRKEYMQQRMAGFDPDRADSSAAVAYGDPLAFESSETTHYSVVDADGQAVSVTTTINGSYGSKVVIDGAGFFMNNEMDDFSAKPGAPNMFGLLGSEANAIEPGKRMLSSMTPTIVEDPSGELFMVIGSPGGGRIITTVFEVMLNVIDHEMNIQEAVAAPRIHHQWLPDVLFYEAQALSEDTRHGLERRGWTLNNNGAWGRADGIVVRRDAEGVLYRGGADPRGDDAAAGY; this comes from the coding sequence ATGGTCGTTTCCGCGAAGATCAAGGCTTCCGAGGCGGGTGTCGAGGTGCTCCGGCAAGGCGGCAATGCAGTGGATGCAGCGGTGGCCACCGGGTTTGCGCTGGCGGTTACCTACCCTCCGGCGGGCAACCTCGGCGGCGGCGGTTTCATGGTGATCCGTTTCGCGGACGGGGACAAGGTTGGAGAATCAGGGAGCGGAGCGGGACATGGCGGGGGTGAAGCAGGACAATCTCCCACCCCGGCGGTAACCACCATCGACTACCGCGAGAAGGCGCCCGCCGCGGCCCACCGGGACATGTATCTCGACAACGAGGGACAGGCCATTCCCCAACTTAGCCGACTGGGATACCTTGCCTCGGGCGTGCCGGGTTCTCCGGCGGGACTGGTCATGGCGCATGAGAAATATGGCCGTCTCTCCCTGGCGGAGGTGATGGCTCCGGCGATTCGCCTTGCGGAGGAAGGGTTTGTGTTGAGCCGGCGGGATGCGGGGGGACTGAATGCGCAGCGCGACGTCTTTGCACAGTTCGAGAGCACCGCAAAGTATTTCACGAAATCCGCTCCCGACCAGCGCTATGAAGCAGGGGAGCGCTTTGTGCAGCAGGACCTTGCGGAGGTCCTCCGGCGAATCCGGGACCGGGGTTGGGCCGGATTCTACGAAGGCGAGACCGCCGAACTGATCGCCGCAGAGATGGCGCGCGGCGGCGGATGGATCACGATGGAAGACCTTGCGGCCTACGAGGCCGTGGAGCGCGCCCCGCTTTCGGGTACGTACCGGAGCTACCGGTTCTTTGCGATGGCGCCCCCGTCTTCCGGAGGCGTGGCCCTGGCGCAATTGCTCAATGCCGTGGAGCCATACAACATGGCAGATATGGGCCATCATACGGCATCCGCGGCCCACCTGATGGGCGAAGCAATGCGGCGCGTCTACGCCGATCGGGCGCAGTGGCTGGGCGACCCCGATTATTTCGCGGTCCCGGCAGCCGCACTCATCCGGAAGGAATACATGCAGCAACGCATGGCAGGATTCGACCCCGACAGAGCGGATTCCAGTGCAGCCGTGGCGTACGGGGACCCGCTTGCCTTCGAATCGTCCGAAACCACACATTATTCCGTAGTCGACGCGGACGGGCAGGCCGTCAGCGTAACCACCACGATCAACGGCAGCTACGGATCGAAGGTGGTGATCGACGGCGCCGGCTTCTTCATGAACAACGAAATGGACGATTTCTCCGCCAAGCCGGGAGCGCCCAACATGTTCGGGCTGCTCGGATCGGAGGCCAACGCCATCGAACCGGGCAAGCGCATGTTATCGTCCATGACGCCCACCATCGTGGAGGATCCCTCGGGAGAACTGTTCATGGTGATCGGATCGCCCGGAGGAGGGCGTATCATCACGACGGTATTCGAGGTGATGCTGAACGTCATCGACCATGAAATGAACATTCAGGAGGCGGTAGCGGCTCCCCGGATTCACCACCAGTGGTTGCCGGATGTGTTGTTCTACGAGGCGCAGGCGCTTTCCGAAGACACCCGACACGGGCTGGAGCGCCGGGGCTGGACCCTGAATAACAACGGCGCATGGGGACGAGCGGACGGCATTGTGGTGCGCCGGGACGCGGAAGGCGTGTTGTACCGGGGCGGCGCCGACCCGAGAGGAGACGATGCGGCGGCGGGATATTGA
- a CDS encoding proline racemase: MHIENISRWRPPPEWPRITVIDAHTAGEPLRVIIDGYPPLEGNSILARRRHAQQRLDHLRRALMWEPRGHADMYGCLLTEPVTEEADFGVLFLHNEGYSTMCGHGIIAVTRVALETGLLPGTDPVTCVRIDTPAGLVTAFGHWENGQVRRVSFENVPSYVDSLDQTVDVPGLGSVHYDLAFGGAYYAFVRAEEVGLACEGRHTPELIAKGMAIKHAIMDSRAIRHPFEEDMGFLYGTIFIGPAEHDGSHSRNMCIFAEGEVDRSPTGTGVSARAAIHHARGEIATDEPLVIESIIGSTFTVRVKARTTFGAHEAIIPEVSGEAYITGRSTFCLDPDDPLHHGFLLR, encoded by the coding sequence ATGCATATCGAAAACATTTCCCGCTGGAGACCGCCGCCGGAGTGGCCCCGGATCACCGTGATCGATGCGCATACGGCGGGCGAACCGCTGCGCGTGATCATCGACGGCTACCCTCCCCTCGAAGGTAATTCCATTCTGGCCAGACGGCGCCATGCGCAACAGCGCCTGGATCATCTTCGCCGGGCGCTCATGTGGGAGCCCCGCGGTCATGCGGACATGTACGGATGCCTGCTTACGGAACCGGTCACGGAAGAGGCGGATTTCGGGGTCCTGTTTCTGCACAACGAAGGCTACAGCACCATGTGCGGTCACGGAATCATCGCCGTGACCAGAGTAGCGCTCGAAACCGGCCTGCTTCCCGGAACCGATCCCGTAACCTGCGTGCGCATCGACACCCCGGCAGGCCTGGTTACAGCCTTCGGGCATTGGGAAAACGGACAGGTACGGCGCGTTTCCTTCGAGAATGTGCCGTCCTATGTGGACAGTCTCGATCAGACGGTGGATGTCCCGGGATTGGGCTCGGTACACTACGATCTGGCCTTTGGCGGCGCGTACTATGCTTTTGTCCGGGCGGAAGAGGTTGGTCTCGCCTGCGAGGGGCGCCACACGCCGGAGCTCATTGCAAAGGGAATGGCGATCAAGCACGCCATCATGGACAGCCGCGCCATCCGGCATCCCTTCGAAGAAGACATGGGCTTCCTGTACGGGACGATTTTCATCGGTCCGGCCGAACATGACGGCTCGCACAGCCGGAACATGTGCATCTTTGCCGAAGGCGAGGTGGATCGCTCCCCCACAGGTACGGGGGTCAGCGCACGGGCCGCCATCCATCATGCCCGGGGTGAAATTGCAACGGACGAACCGCTGGTCATCGAAAGCATCATAGGAAGCACGTTTACCGTGCGCGTCAAAGCCCGCACCACCTTCGGTGCTCACGAAGCGATTATCCCGGAAGTGTCCGGGGAGGCCTATATCACCGGCCGCAGCACATTCTGCCTGGACCCCGACGACCCCTTGCATCATGGCTTTTTGCTACGCTGA
- a CDS encoding SRPBCC domain-containing protein, with protein sequence MSASIRSSPPPTPGMQQRPSACGKNRNAGSDHLIRNRRHSMFKYAITSEPVEIHAPIDTVWDILADVDRYCEWNPFARTYTQTDVRVGSFVDFDVKLGRYDRKQTERFEEVEPPTLLSWSTKIGNELLLKALREQRLEKRSETRCSYFNTDTLEGPLAPLAILLFGRAMRRGFEDVGRALKRTAEERYRG encoded by the coding sequence ATGAGCGCTTCCATCCGGTCGAGCCCGCCCCCGACGCCCGGGATGCAGCAGCGGCCCAGCGCCTGTGGGAAGAATCGGAACGCTGGTTCAGATCACTTGATCAGGAACAGGAGACATAGCATGTTCAAGTACGCCATCACTTCGGAACCGGTAGAAATCCATGCCCCGATCGACACGGTCTGGGATATCCTGGCAGATGTAGACCGCTACTGCGAATGGAACCCTTTTGCCCGGACGTACACACAGACCGACGTGCGCGTGGGCTCTTTTGTCGACTTCGACGTCAAACTGGGCCGCTATGACCGGAAGCAGACAGAACGGTTCGAGGAAGTCGAGCCGCCGACCCTCCTGTCATGGAGCACGAAGATCGGAAACGAGTTGCTGCTGAAAGCACTGCGGGAACAGCGACTCGAAAAACGGAGCGAGACCCGTTGCTCGTACTTCAACACGGATACGCTCGAGGGCCCGTTGGCGCCACTGGCCATCCTGCTGTTCGGCCGGGCCATGCGCCGAGGATTCGAAGATGTCGGCCGGGCGCTGAAGCGGACGGCAGAGGAACGGTACCGGGGGTAA
- a CDS encoding DUF262 domain-containing protein, with product MDTSILTPKGLFGKDIRYTVPDFQRRYVWTQEDQWEPLWEDTRNTAEDYLEKLGESNDKEKEIPAEQKTARHFLGAVVVQQVNTATKDIERREVIDGQQRLTTLQLLLDAIQYVCENHDVRGVATRLSKLVTNDQDLVKDDDEIFKLWPTTSDREAFRRTMHNGLATDGHENSRIVQAHEYFQLQAKEWIGSNPESIQGRAEALETAVTKMLQMVVIDLGSQDDPHIIFETLNARGTPLLESDLIKNYVTSKAGQTVQDDIWGDLDDDWWRKELRQGRLIRPRIDALLDYWLEMDTKDDVTAGRVFNVFKKVADSRQIADIMSAVKADLSNYRRYEEGPRKPIEEVFHYRASVMQMGAFTPALLTILSRPDKARFGALQALESFLVRRMVCRNTTKDYNRLSLDLVRALLDKCGPESADKAVVGFLRDQEADSRRWPTDEDLENSLCTLPLYRLLTRGRLRLVLEGIEQKYRENHFAEETDVPKYLTIEHVLPQSWETHWPLPNGVDELEAKQKRNSLIDTIGNLTLISGRLNSSAKNAPWERKRETLEKHSVFFLNRVLLAESKDTTWDEQFIEARSKKMAEMVAEVWPGPDSSAWNRDS from the coding sequence ATGGACACTAGTATTCTGACACCTAAAGGTTTATTTGGAAAGGATATTCGATACACAGTTCCCGATTTCCAGCGACGGTATGTGTGGACGCAAGAGGACCAATGGGAACCACTTTGGGAAGATACACGCAACACCGCCGAAGATTATCTGGAGAAATTAGGTGAGTCGAACGACAAGGAGAAGGAAATTCCGGCTGAGCAGAAAACCGCCCGCCACTTCCTGGGTGCCGTTGTCGTTCAACAAGTTAATACGGCAACCAAAGATATAGAGCGACGTGAAGTCATAGATGGCCAGCAAAGGCTTACGACGCTCCAACTCTTGCTGGATGCAATTCAGTATGTCTGTGAAAATCATGATGTGCGGGGCGTGGCAACACGTCTCTCCAAACTTGTTACCAACGATCAAGACTTGGTGAAAGATGATGATGAAATATTCAAGCTATGGCCAACAACGAGTGACAGAGAGGCGTTCAGGCGTACCATGCACAACGGTTTGGCAACCGATGGCCACGAAAATTCCCGTATCGTGCAGGCACATGAGTACTTCCAATTACAGGCAAAAGAATGGATCGGCTCAAACCCCGAGTCAATTCAAGGCCGTGCGGAAGCACTTGAGACAGCAGTAACCAAGATGCTTCAGATGGTGGTGATTGATTTGGGGTCTCAGGATGACCCGCACATTATCTTTGAGACTCTGAACGCGCGTGGCACACCTCTGTTGGAGTCCGACCTCATCAAGAACTACGTCACATCCAAAGCTGGACAAACTGTTCAGGATGACATCTGGGGGGATCTTGACGACGATTGGTGGCGAAAAGAACTCAGGCAAGGGCGCCTGATCAGACCGCGTATCGATGCCCTTCTCGACTATTGGCTAGAGATGGATACGAAAGATGACGTCACCGCTGGCAGAGTCTTCAACGTGTTCAAGAAAGTCGCAGACAGTCGGCAAATCGCAGATATTATGTCAGCTGTCAAAGCTGATCTGTCAAACTATCGCCGCTACGAGGAGGGACCTCGCAAGCCGATAGAAGAGGTGTTTCACTATCGAGCAAGCGTCATGCAGATGGGTGCATTTACCCCAGCGCTTCTAACCATTTTATCCAGGCCAGATAAAGCTCGCTTCGGAGCCTTGCAGGCGCTCGAAAGTTTTCTTGTTAGACGAATGGTGTGCCGGAATACTACCAAGGACTACAACAGGCTGTCGCTTGACCTTGTCCGCGCACTGCTGGACAAATGTGGGCCGGAGAGTGCCGATAAGGCAGTTGTCGGATTTCTAAGAGATCAGGAGGCAGATTCCAGGCGGTGGCCGACTGACGAAGACTTGGAAAATTCCCTCTGCACTTTGCCACTTTACCGACTCCTGACGAGGGGCAGACTAAGGTTGGTTCTGGAGGGAATCGAGCAAAAGTACCGCGAAAATCATTTTGCCGAAGAAACCGATGTGCCAAAATATCTGACCATAGAACATGTGCTCCCTCAGAGTTGGGAAACACATTGGCCGCTTCCGAATGGCGTTGATGAACTCGAAGCAAAACAAAAACGAAACTCACTAATCGACACAATTGGCAATCTCACGCTGATCTCAGGCCGTCTGAATTCGTCAGCAAAAAATGCGCCTTGGGAACGTAAGCGGGAAACGCTGGAAAAACACAGCGTTTTTTTCCTGAACCGGGTACTATTGGCCGAATCAAAGGATACTACTTGGGACGAGCAATTCATTGAGGCCCGCAGCAAGAAAATGGCTGAGATGGTGGCTGAGGTCTGGCCGGGACCAGATTCCTCCGCTTGGAATAGAGATTCATAG